Proteins found in one Thermodesulfobacteriota bacterium genomic segment:
- a CDS encoding (Fe-S)-binding protein produces the protein MDPKGPVPVSLFFTCLADAFAPGVCFATVEVLERFGAQVRVPLSQTCCGQPAFNTGNRKEARAMARKFLRSFPEDGYIVTPSGSCASMVKHGYPVLFRDEPRTLALARAASERIYELSQFLVEVLGVTDPKSSFTGKVTYHDSCHLRRGLGVVDPPRTLLRAIPGVKLVEMEESDRCCGFGGVFSVKHPQVSCRMTEQKIERILATGASYVTAGDLGCLLSIGGMISRHGYPVKAVHLAEILAGAPWDAEEAF, from the coding sequence ATGGATCCGAAAGGGCCCGTCCCCGTTTCCCTTTTCTTCACCTGCCTGGCCGACGCGTTCGCCCCCGGCGTATGCTTCGCGACCGTGGAGGTGCTCGAGCGGTTCGGGGCGCAGGTCCGCGTTCCCCTGTCCCAGACCTGCTGCGGCCAGCCGGCGTTCAACACCGGGAACCGCAAGGAGGCCCGGGCGATGGCCCGGAAGTTTCTCCGGTCGTTTCCCGAGGACGGCTACATCGTCACCCCCTCCGGCTCCTGCGCGTCGATGGTGAAGCACGGCTACCCGGTGCTCTTCCGGGACGAGCCGAGGACGCTCGCCCTTGCGCGGGCGGCGTCCGAGCGCATCTACGAGCTCTCCCAGTTCCTGGTGGAGGTGCTCGGCGTGACCGACCCGAAGTCTTCCTTCACCGGTAAAGTGACCTATCACGACTCATGCCACCTGCGGAGGGGACTGGGCGTGGTCGATCCGCCCCGGACGCTTTTGCGCGCCATCCCCGGCGTGAAGCTCGTCGAGATGGAGGAGAGCGACCGCTGCTGCGGCTTCGGAGGCGTCTTCTCGGTGAAGCACCCGCAGGTCTCCTGCCGGATGACGGAGCAGAAGATCGAGCGGATCCTGGCCACGGGCGCATCCTACGTCACCGCGGGAGACCTCGGGTGCCTGCTGAGCATCGGGGGGATGATCTCCCGTCATGGCTACCCCGTGAAAGCGGTCCACCTCGCGGAGATCCTGGCGGGAGCCCCTTGGGACGCGGAGGAGGCGTTCTGA
- a CDS encoding P-II family nitrogen regulator, translated as MKKIEAIVKPFKVEEVKNALQELGITGMTAIEVKGFGRQKGHTEVYRGAEYVVEFLPKIKLEVAVTAEMAPAVIERILTAARTGKIGDGKIFVYDLEEVVRIRTGDRGKEAL; from the coding sequence ATGAAGAAGATCGAAGCGATCGTGAAGCCGTTCAAGGTCGAGGAGGTGAAGAACGCGCTCCAGGAGCTCGGGATCACCGGGATGACCGCCATCGAGGTGAAGGGGTTCGGGCGCCAGAAGGGGCATACGGAGGTCTACCGCGGGGCGGAGTACGTGGTGGAGTTCCTTCCGAAGATCAAGCTCGAGGTCGCCGTCACCGCGGAGATGGCGCCCGCCGTGATCGAGCGGATCCTCACCGCGGCGCGCACGGGCAAGATCGGCGACGGGAAGATCTTCGTCTACGACCTCGAGGAGGTGGTCCGCATCCGCACCGGCGACCGGGGGAAGGAAGCGCTGTAG
- a CDS encoding ammonium transporter, which translates to MADAIANQKIAMDTIWTMLAAFLVFFMNLGFALVESGFCRAKNTVNILFKNFVVFAVSSVAFLALGFGLMFGDGNPLVGLSGLFFAAGADNSPATGDAYQGVYHALNWTGVPLWAKFFFQLVFAGTAATIVSGAVAERIKFKSFLIFTIFLVAIVYPLGGHLIWGGGWLAGKGFLDFAGSTVVHSIGGWAALAGIIVLGPRMGKFSKDGRANAIPGHSMTSAAIGVFVLWFGWFGFNPGSTMSADGASIAHVATTTNVAAAAATLSSMITAWLLLGKPDLGMTLNGCLAGLVAITAPCAFVSVPSSLIIGIAAGILVVFAVFFFDRIRIDDPVGATAVHLANGVFGTIALGLFSDPTVCPAASVAKKGLFLGGGFAQLGPQLLGVVLIAVSVFVLSLAFWYVTKAVTGGIRVSDEEEIEGLDYHEHGNSAYPNFQLVERR; encoded by the coding sequence ATGGCGGACGCGATCGCCAACCAGAAGATCGCGATGGACACCATCTGGACGATGCTCGCGGCGTTCCTGGTCTTCTTCATGAACCTCGGCTTCGCCCTCGTGGAATCGGGCTTCTGCCGCGCCAAGAACACCGTGAACATCCTGTTCAAGAACTTCGTGGTGTTCGCGGTCTCCTCCGTCGCCTTCCTGGCCCTCGGATTCGGGCTCATGTTCGGCGACGGGAACCCGCTCGTGGGTCTGAGCGGCCTGTTCTTCGCGGCCGGCGCCGACAACAGCCCCGCGACGGGCGACGCTTATCAGGGGGTTTACCACGCCCTCAACTGGACCGGGGTGCCGCTCTGGGCGAAGTTCTTCTTCCAGCTCGTGTTCGCCGGCACCGCGGCGACGATCGTGTCCGGAGCGGTCGCGGAGCGGATCAAGTTCAAGTCGTTCCTGATCTTCACGATCTTCCTGGTGGCGATCGTCTACCCCCTCGGCGGGCATCTGATCTGGGGAGGCGGATGGCTCGCAGGCAAGGGATTCCTCGACTTCGCAGGGTCGACGGTGGTCCATTCCATCGGCGGCTGGGCGGCCCTGGCAGGCATCATCGTGCTCGGCCCCCGCATGGGCAAGTTTTCGAAGGACGGAAGGGCCAACGCCATCCCCGGCCACAGCATGACCTCGGCCGCCATCGGCGTGTTCGTCCTCTGGTTCGGGTGGTTCGGCTTCAATCCCGGCTCCACGATGTCCGCCGACGGCGCCTCCATCGCCCACGTCGCCACCACTACGAACGTCGCCGCGGCGGCCGCGACGCTGAGCTCCATGATCACGGCGTGGCTGCTGCTCGGGAAGCCCGACCTCGGCATGACGCTGAACGGCTGCCTCGCGGGGCTCGTCGCGATCACCGCGCCGTGCGCCTTCGTGAGCGTCCCCAGCTCGCTGATCATCGGAATCGCCGCGGGCATCCTGGTGGTCTTCGCGGTCTTCTTCTTCGACAGGATCCGCATCGACGACCCGGTGGGCGCCACCGCGGTCCACCTGGCCAACGGCGTGTTCGGGACGATCGCCCTCGGCCTGTTCTCCGACCCGACCGTCTGCCCGGCGGCCTCGGTCGCGAAGAAGGGGCTCTTCCTGGGCGGCGGCTTCGCGCAGCTCGGCCCGCAGCTCCTCGGCGTCGTGCTGATCGCCGTCTCGGTGTTCGTCCTGTCGCTGGCCTTCTGGTACGTGACCAAGGCGGTCACCGGCGGGATCCGCGTGAGCGACGAGGAGGAGATCGAGGGTCTCGATTACCACGAACACGGCAACTCCGCCTATCCCAACTTCCAGCTCGTGGAACGGAGGTAG
- the nifA gene encoding nif-specific transcriptional activator NifA, protein MSDLRGQEKAEIAAIHEVAKILTSTQNLERALGIALRTLQSFLGFDRAAIFRPDEETREIRMEVGAGYTAEQRDRARYVWGEGIVGKTMKTGSPIALPDARKEPSFLDKSRAHGKTAEASLSYVSVPIRIGSEVLGVLAAERSGRASTRPLESDARTLYVIGCLVGQAMKLHKAIDRLQEEFRHQRREFERTIRKTYRIESIVGQSKRMQEVFAAVTSVATSRATVLLRGESGTGKEMIARAIHQGGPRAERPFVAVNCAALPETLLESELFGHRRGAFTGAVDARKGRFEEANGGTIFLDEIGDIPMPTQVKLLRVLQERKFERLGENRPVSVDVRIIAATNADLERMVAGGTFREDLYYRLNVIPIFLPPLRDRREDILPLTEHFLERFNQEHGKSVTFSREALDLLLEYRWTGNVRELENLVERAVVMAKDPVIHAQDLPRAVRVPSAPPAAASSAPAAPPGSPGAGAESASAGPEGRPRAELLKALERDEVRRALEGAGWVIARAAKTLGWTPRQVAYKMKKFGLASPWK, encoded by the coding sequence GTGAGCGATCTTCGCGGCCAGGAAAAGGCGGAAATCGCCGCCATCCACGAGGTGGCGAAGATCCTCACGTCCACGCAGAACCTCGAGCGCGCGCTCGGGATCGCGCTGCGCACCCTGCAGAGCTTCCTCGGGTTCGACCGCGCCGCCATCTTCCGCCCCGACGAGGAGACCCGCGAGATCCGGATGGAGGTGGGGGCCGGATACACGGCGGAGCAGCGGGACCGGGCGCGCTACGTCTGGGGCGAGGGGATCGTCGGGAAGACGATGAAGACGGGCAGCCCCATCGCCCTTCCCGACGCAAGGAAGGAGCCATCGTTCCTCGACAAGTCGCGCGCGCACGGGAAAACGGCCGAGGCGTCGCTTTCCTACGTCTCCGTGCCGATCCGGATCGGTTCGGAGGTCCTCGGGGTGCTCGCGGCCGAGCGGTCGGGCCGCGCGAGCACCCGCCCGCTGGAGAGCGACGCGCGCACGCTGTACGTGATCGGCTGCCTCGTCGGCCAGGCGATGAAGCTCCACAAGGCGATCGACCGGCTCCAGGAGGAATTCCGGCATCAGCGGCGGGAATTCGAGCGGACGATCCGCAAGACCTACCGGATCGAGAGCATCGTCGGGCAGAGCAAGCGGATGCAGGAGGTGTTCGCCGCGGTGACCAGCGTCGCCACCTCGCGCGCCACCGTGCTGCTGCGCGGCGAGAGCGGCACGGGGAAGGAGATGATCGCCCGCGCGATCCACCAGGGAGGTCCCCGCGCGGAGCGCCCCTTCGTCGCGGTCAACTGCGCCGCCCTGCCGGAGACGCTCCTCGAGTCCGAGCTGTTCGGCCACCGGCGGGGGGCCTTCACGGGCGCGGTCGACGCCCGCAAGGGGCGCTTCGAGGAGGCCAACGGCGGCACCATCTTCCTCGACGAGATCGGCGACATCCCCATGCCGACGCAGGTGAAGCTGCTCCGGGTGCTGCAGGAGCGCAAGTTCGAGCGGCTCGGCGAGAACCGGCCCGTCTCCGTGGACGTGCGGATCATCGCCGCGACGAACGCCGACCTGGAGAGGATGGTGGCCGGCGGCACGTTCCGGGAAGACCTCTACTACCGCCTGAACGTCATCCCCATCTTCCTGCCGCCGCTGCGCGACCGCCGGGAGGACATCCTGCCGCTGACGGAGCATTTCCTCGAGCGGTTCAACCAGGAGCACGGCAAGAGCGTGACCTTTTCCCGGGAGGCGCTCGACCTTCTGCTGGAGTACCGCTGGACGGGCAACGTGCGGGAGCTGGAAAACCTCGTGGAGCGGGCGGTGGTGATGGCGAAGGACCCGGTGATCCATGCGCAGGACCTTCCGCGGGCGGTCCGGGTGCCCTCGGCCCCGCCGGCGGCCGCATCCTCCGCCCCGGCCGCGCCCCCCGGCAGCCCCGGCGCCGGCGCGGAATCCGCCTCCGCGGGCCCGGAAGGCCGCCCGCGGGCCGAGCTCCTGAAAGCGCTCGAGCGCGACGAGGTGCGCCGCGCCCTCGAGGGAGCGGGCTGGGTGATCGCCCGGGCCGCGAAGACGCTGGGATGGACGCCGCGGCAGGTCGCCTACAAAATGAAGAAATTCGGGCTTGCCTCCCCCTGGAAGTAG
- the speY gene encoding deoxyhypusine synthase, with amino-acid sequence MAKRSRFLGGARILPPPVSKRMSAADLVDKTFLAYNAGRLREGARLLSERMLAPDVTVGLSLTGALTPAGLGVSCIVPLLKAGFVDWIVSTGANLYHDAHFGLGLPLHAGSPFLDDRVLRDEGVVRIYDVLFAYDVLLDTDAFFRQVLDQPEFQAEMGTAEFHYRLGAYMAKRERALGTGEVSVLAAAWRYGVPVYTSSPGDSSIGMNVAAMRLGGRGVKIDVALDVNETAAIVYAAKRGRGKSAVWILGGGSPKNFMLQTEPQIQEVLGLDEKGHDYFLQVTDARPDTGGLSGATPSEAVSWGKVDPDRLPDTVVCYLDSTVALPLLCAYAFDRAGKRPPRRLYDRREEMLGEMTRAYRRAVDAAAVTRKRKVTR; translated from the coding sequence ATGGCGAAACGGTCGAGGTTCCTGGGCGGGGCGCGCATCCTCCCCCCGCCCGTGTCGAAAAGGATGTCGGCGGCGGACCTTGTGGACAAGACGTTCCTGGCCTACAACGCGGGGCGGCTCCGGGAGGGGGCGCGCCTCCTTTCGGAGCGGATGCTGGCGCCGGACGTCACGGTGGGGCTGTCGCTGACCGGGGCGCTGACGCCCGCGGGGCTGGGCGTGTCCTGCATCGTGCCGCTGCTCAAGGCGGGGTTCGTCGACTGGATCGTGTCCACGGGCGCGAACCTGTACCACGACGCGCATTTCGGCCTGGGGCTTCCGCTGCACGCCGGCTCTCCCTTCCTCGACGACCGGGTCCTGCGGGACGAGGGGGTCGTCCGGATCTACGACGTGCTCTTCGCCTACGACGTGCTCCTCGACACGGACGCCTTCTTCCGGCAGGTGCTCGACCAGCCGGAATTCCAGGCGGAGATGGGGACGGCGGAGTTCCACTACCGCCTCGGGGCCTACATGGCGAAGCGGGAGCGGGCGCTCGGGACGGGCGAGGTCAGCGTCCTGGCGGCGGCCTGGCGGTACGGCGTCCCGGTCTACACTTCCTCCCCCGGCGACTCGTCCATCGGCATGAACGTCGCCGCGATGCGCCTCGGCGGCAGGGGGGTGAAGATCGACGTGGCCCTCGACGTCAACGAGACGGCGGCGATCGTCTACGCCGCGAAGCGCGGCCGCGGGAAGAGCGCGGTCTGGATCCTCGGCGGCGGCTCCCCGAAGAACTTCATGCTCCAGACCGAGCCGCAGATCCAGGAGGTGCTCGGCCTCGACGAGAAGGGGCACGACTACTTCCTGCAGGTCACCGACGCCCGCCCGGACACCGGCGGGCTGTCCGGGGCAACCCCGTCGGAGGCGGTCTCCTGGGGGAAGGTCGATCCGGACCGGCTGCCGGACACGGTGGTGTGCTACCTCGACTCCACCGTCGCGCTGCCGCTGCTTTGCGCCTATGCGTTCGACCGGGCGGGCAAGCGCCCTCCCCGGCGCCTCTACGACCGCCGGGAGGAGATGTTGGGGGAGATGACGCGGGCCTACCGGCGGGCGGTGGACGCCGCCGCGGTGACCCGGAAGCGGAAGGTCACCCGATGA
- a CDS encoding 3'-5' exonuclease produces the protein MEGGPHSYLEIPYVAADVETTGLSPAEGHRVCEIALLRFLRGSVIDSFVSLVNPFRPIDPGARAVNGISDGMVADAPSFSDLFPWILEFLGDDPLVFHNAPFDLSFLRAEARIAGGMWPGNRVVDTLEMARRTGRFRSNSLPAICRELGIGSGFHRAEADAWAAGKLLLHLAPEGLIG, from the coding sequence ATGGAGGGCGGTCCGCACAGCTACCTGGAGATCCCGTACGTCGCCGCGGACGTGGAAACGACCGGACTTTCCCCGGCGGAGGGGCACCGGGTGTGCGAGATCGCCCTCCTCCGCTTCCTGCGCGGGTCGGTGATCGACTCCTTCGTCTCCCTTGTCAACCCGTTCCGTCCCATCGACCCGGGCGCCCGCGCGGTCAACGGCATCTCCGACGGGATGGTGGCCGACGCGCCTTCCTTCTCCGACCTCTTCCCGTGGATCCTCGAGTTTCTCGGCGACGACCCGCTGGTCTTCCACAACGCCCCGTTCGACCTGTCGTTCCTCCGCGCGGAGGCCCGCATCGCGGGCGGCATGTGGCCGGGGAACCGCGTCGTGGACACCCTCGAGATGGCCCGCCGGACGGGGCGGTTCCGTTCCAACTCCCTGCCCGCCATCTGCCGGGAGCTCGGGATCGGCTCCGGCTTCCATCGCGCCGAGGCCGACGCCTGGGCGGCCGGGAAGCTGCTCCTTCACCTCGCCCCCGAAGGGCTCATCGGGTGA
- the rd gene encoding rubredoxin produces MKQYRCTVCGYIYDPAKGDPNNGVPPGTAFDNLPADWVCPLCGVGKEDFEAA; encoded by the coding sequence ATGAAACAGTATCGATGCACCGTGTGCGGCTACATTTACGATCCGGCGAAGGGCGATCCCAACAACGGCGTGCCCCCGGGCACCGCCTTCGACAACTTGCCGGCCGACTGGGTATGCCCCCTGTGCGGCGTCGGCAAGGAAGATTTCGAGGCGGCCTAA
- a CDS encoding FprA family A-type flavoprotein, which translates to MATTIAKDIYYVGVNDPGLTVFDIVIPTECGTTYNSYLVKGTEKTALIDCVKLGFTEGWLKSIGEIVAVEKVDYLVIQHSEPDHSGGIVEFLKRNPNVKVFLTRPAKGFIDNIVNGPYDAHTVADNEEISLGGKTLRFMVQPFLHWPDTMFTYAVEDKVLFTCDFLGRHYATEKLFDDEIENLEKLHGAMVVYNSMIFRPFKEPILSACDRIKDLPIAMVATSHGPVLRKSWRQVMEYYRERAAAPLEKRKEKKVAIIYVTAYGNTAMMAKKVAEGVAAAGCKPVLLNGAEVTIHRILDELDESVGFLIGTPTLNSNLPEPIYSMIGYLVVLNVKGLTSSTFGSYGWSGEATKIVADIMAAMKIKVFPEPIRFKMTPTEADLQTCFEFGKKYAEAVGGGVAV; encoded by the coding sequence GTGGCTACTACAATCGCGAAAGACATCTATTACGTCGGGGTCAACGATCCCGGGCTGACCGTTTTCGACATCGTCATCCCGACCGAGTGCGGGACGACGTACAACTCCTACCTCGTCAAGGGGACGGAGAAGACGGCCCTCATCGACTGCGTCAAGCTGGGCTTCACCGAAGGGTGGCTGAAAAGCATCGGCGAGATCGTCGCCGTCGAAAAGGTCGACTACCTGGTCATCCAGCATTCGGAGCCCGACCATTCCGGCGGGATCGTGGAGTTCCTGAAGCGCAACCCGAACGTCAAGGTCTTCCTGACCCGCCCCGCCAAGGGATTCATCGACAACATCGTGAACGGGCCGTACGACGCGCACACCGTCGCCGACAACGAGGAGATCTCCCTGGGCGGGAAGACGCTGCGCTTCATGGTCCAGCCGTTCCTCCACTGGCCGGACACCATGTTCACCTACGCGGTGGAGGACAAGGTCCTGTTCACGTGCGATTTCCTCGGGCGCCATTACGCCACCGAGAAGCTCTTCGACGACGAGATCGAGAACCTTGAGAAGCTGCACGGCGCGATGGTCGTCTACAACAGCATGATCTTCCGGCCGTTCAAGGAGCCGATCCTCTCGGCGTGCGACCGGATCAAGGATCTCCCGATCGCGATGGTCGCGACGTCCCACGGCCCGGTGCTCCGGAAGAGCTGGCGGCAGGTGATGGAGTATTACCGGGAGCGCGCCGCCGCCCCGCTGGAGAAGCGCAAGGAAAAGAAGGTGGCGATCATCTACGTGACCGCCTACGGGAACACCGCCATGATGGCGAAGAAGGTGGCGGAAGGGGTGGCCGCAGCCGGCTGCAAGCCGGTGCTGCTGAACGGCGCGGAGGTGACGATCCACAGGATCCTGGACGAGCTCGACGAGTCGGTTGGCTTCCTGATCGGCACCCCGACGCTCAACAGCAACCTTCCGGAGCCGATCTACAGCATGATCGGGTACCTGGTCGTGCTGAACGTGAAGGGGCTCACCTCCTCCACGTTCGGCTCCTACGGGTGGAGCGGGGAGGCGACCAAGATCGTGGCCGACATCATGGCCGCGATGAAGATCAAGGTGTTCCCCGAGCCGATCCGCTTCAAGATGACGCCCACCGAGGCGGACCTGCAGACCTGCTTCGAGTTCGGGAAGAAGTACGCGGAGGCCGTGGGGGGCGGAGTGGCGGTCTAG
- a CDS encoding NAD(P)/FAD-dependent oxidoreductase, whose product MRYLILGSGPAGIAAAKGARRLDRDAEIVVATEEHAAPYLRPALPDLVSGERELQGMANPQARDLEEQRIRLLPGKRARRVDAAKNRVAFTDGTEETYNFLCIATGGRPIVPPALLAAPGSFLPLNSLGDAQRLRERAMRSDVTVVYGPGYLGIEAARALRKLGNQVVWINPGLPRFGNPISGEIEAQVAERLRSKGVKTKEGAEISDVLDVDGRSCDVVTTDGDRIRCSLVVAATERIPNIGFLEGSGVKAGAGVLVSEYLGTNVSNIYAAGDCAEVFDINRRESRINFGWRSAVKQGELAGENMAGGGKVYIKNAEEFFGLLFGASLLERLKD is encoded by the coding sequence ATGAGATACCTCATCCTCGGAAGCGGGCCCGCGGGGATCGCCGCCGCCAAGGGGGCGCGCCGGCTCGACCGGGACGCCGAGATCGTCGTCGCCACCGAAGAGCACGCGGCGCCGTACCTGCGCCCCGCCCTGCCGGACCTGGTCTCCGGCGAGCGGGAGCTCCAAGGCATGGCCAACCCGCAGGCGAGGGACCTCGAGGAGCAGCGGATCCGGCTCCTCCCCGGGAAGCGGGCGCGCCGGGTGGACGCGGCGAAGAACCGGGTGGCCTTCACCGACGGCACCGAGGAGACGTACAATTTCCTCTGCATCGCCACGGGCGGCCGGCCCATCGTGCCGCCGGCGCTCCTCGCCGCCCCCGGGTCCTTCCTGCCCCTCAACTCCCTGGGCGACGCCCAACGGCTGCGGGAGCGGGCGATGCGCTCCGACGTGACGGTGGTCTACGGCCCCGGCTACCTCGGTATCGAGGCGGCCCGGGCGCTGCGGAAGCTCGGGAACCAGGTGGTCTGGATCAACCCGGGGCTGCCGCGCTTCGGCAACCCGATCTCCGGCGAGATCGAGGCGCAGGTGGCCGAGCGGCTGCGCTCGAAGGGCGTGAAGACGAAGGAGGGGGCGGAGATCTCCGACGTCCTCGACGTCGACGGCAGGAGCTGCGACGTCGTGACGACGGACGGCGACCGGATCCGCTGCTCGCTGGTTGTGGCGGCCACCGAGCGGATCCCGAACATCGGCTTCCTGGAGGGGAGCGGCGTGAAGGCGGGCGCCGGCGTGCTCGTGTCCGAGTACCTGGGGACGAACGTCTCCAACATCTACGCAGCGGGCGACTGCGCCGAGGTATTCGACATCAACCGGCGCGAAAGCCGGATCAATTTCGGCTGGCGCAGCGCGGTCAAGCAGGGGGAGCTGGCCGGCGAGAACATGGCCGGCGGGGGCAAGGTCTATATCAAGAACGCGGAGGAATTCTTCGGCCTGCTCTTCGGCGCCTCCCTGCTGGAGCGGCTGAAGGACTGA